A section of the Streptomyces sp. NBC_00178 genome encodes:
- a CDS encoding DUF501 domain-containing protein produces the protein MDTPPPQTESTTPTAADIAAFELQLGRPPRGLRAIAHRCPCGNPDVVETQPRLEDGTPFPTTYYLSCPRAASAIGTLEANGVMKEMTARLAEDPELAAAYRAAHEDYLARRDAIEVLEGFPSAGGMPDRVKCLHVLVGHSLAAGPGVNPLGDEAIAMLPEWWAKGPCVTPCGDTDAS, from the coding sequence ATGGACACGCCCCCTCCGCAGACCGAATCCACCACGCCCACCGCCGCGGACATCGCCGCGTTCGAGCTCCAGCTCGGCCGCCCGCCGCGCGGGCTGCGCGCCATCGCGCACCGCTGCCCCTGCGGCAATCCGGACGTGGTCGAGACCCAGCCCCGTCTGGAGGACGGCACGCCGTTCCCGACGACGTACTACCTGTCGTGCCCGCGTGCGGCTTCCGCGATCGGCACGCTGGAGGCCAACGGGGTCATGAAGGAGATGACCGCGCGCCTGGCGGAGGACCCCGAGCTGGCCGCCGCCTACCGCGCGGCCCACGAGGACTACCTCGCCCGGCGTGACGCCATCGAGGTCCTGGAGGGCTTCCCGAGCGCGGGCGGCATGCCCGACCGCGTGAAGTGCCTGCACGTCCTGGTCGGCCACTCGCTGGCGGCCGGCCCCGGCGTCAACCCGCTGGGCGACGAGGCGATCGCGATGCTGCCGGAGTGGTGGGCGAAGGGCCCCTGCGTCACGCCGTGCGGCGACACCGACGCGTCCTGA
- the eno gene encoding phosphopyruvate hydratase, which yields MPSIDVVVAREILDSRGNPTVEVEVGLDDGSTGRAAVPSGASTGAFEAIELRDGDPNRYQGKGVEKAVLAVIEQIGPELVGYDATEQRLIDQAMFDLDATENKGSLGANAILGVSLAVAHAASEASDLPLFRYLGGPNAHLLPVPMMNILNGGSHADSNVDIQEFMIAPIGAESFSEALRWGAEIYHTLKKVLKTKGLSTGLGDEGGFAPNLESNRAALDLILEAVKEAGYVPGRDIALALDVAASEFYKDGVYEFEGKSRSAAEMTEYYEELVSAYPLVSIEDPLYEDDWAGWKVITDKLGSKVQIVGDDLFVTNPERLARGIEEGSANALLVKVNQIGSLTETLDAVELAQRNGFKCMMSHRSGETEDVTIADLAVAVNCGQIKTGAPARSDRVAKYNQLLRIEEILDDAAVYAGRSAFPRFRFEG from the coding sequence GTGCCGTCCATCGACGTCGTCGTAGCCAGGGAAATCCTCGACTCCCGGGGCAACCCCACGGTCGAGGTCGAGGTTGGCCTCGACGACGGCAGCACGGGACGTGCTGCTGTTCCGTCCGGCGCCTCCACCGGTGCGTTCGAGGCCATTGAGCTTCGCGACGGCGACCCCAACCGCTACCAGGGCAAGGGCGTCGAGAAGGCCGTCCTCGCCGTGATCGAGCAGATCGGCCCGGAGCTCGTCGGTTACGACGCCACCGAGCAGCGCCTCATCGACCAGGCGATGTTCGACCTGGACGCCACCGAGAACAAGGGCTCCCTCGGCGCCAACGCGATCCTCGGCGTCTCGCTGGCCGTGGCGCACGCCGCGTCCGAGGCCTCCGACCTCCCGCTGTTCCGCTACCTCGGCGGCCCGAACGCGCACCTGCTGCCCGTTCCGATGATGAACATCCTGAACGGCGGCTCGCACGCCGACTCCAACGTGGACATCCAGGAGTTCATGATCGCGCCGATCGGCGCCGAGTCCTTCTCCGAGGCCCTTCGCTGGGGCGCGGAGATCTACCACACGCTGAAGAAGGTCCTGAAGACCAAGGGCCTCTCCACCGGTCTCGGTGACGAGGGCGGCTTCGCTCCCAACCTCGAGTCCAACCGCGCCGCCCTCGACCTCATCCTCGAGGCCGTCAAGGAGGCCGGTTACGTCCCGGGCCGCGACATCGCGCTCGCGCTCGACGTCGCCGCGTCCGAGTTCTACAAGGACGGCGTCTACGAGTTCGAGGGCAAGTCCCGCTCGGCCGCCGAGATGACCGAGTACTACGAGGAGCTCGTCTCCGCGTACCCGCTGGTCTCCATCGAGGACCCGCTGTACGAGGACGACTGGGCCGGCTGGAAGGTCATCACCGACAAGCTGGGCTCCAAGGTGCAGATCGTCGGCGACGACCTGTTCGTGACCAACCCGGAGCGCCTCGCCCGCGGCATCGAGGAGGGCTCGGCCAACGCCCTGCTCGTCAAGGTCAACCAGATCGGTTCGCTGACCGAGACCCTGGACGCCGTCGAGCTCGCGCAGCGCAACGGCTTCAAGTGCATGATGTCCCACCGCTCCGGTGAGACCGAGGACGTCACCATCGCCGACCTCGCGGTCGCGGTGAACTGCGGCCAGATCAAGACCGGCGCCCCGGCCCGCTCGGACCGCGTCGCCAAGTACAACCAGCTGCTGCGCATCGAGGAGATCCTCGACGACGCCGCGGTGTACGCGGGCCGTTCGGCGTTCCCGCGGTTCCGCTTCGAGGGCTGA
- a CDS encoding Ppx/GppA phosphatase family protein, which produces MTRVAAIDCGTNSIRLLVADVEPSTGRFTELDRRMRIVRLGQGVDRTGRLAPEALERTFDACREYAAVIKELGAERTRFVATSASRDAENSDVFVRGVLDILGIEPEVISGDQEAQLSFDGATKELTGSDHLDRPYLVVDIGGGSTEFVVGDDEVRAARSVDIGCVRMTERHLVVDGAVVDPPTPDRVAAIRADLDAALDLVEETVPIASAATLVGLAGTVTTVAAIALGLEEYDSEAIHHSRVSAAQVREITERLLASTHEERAAIPAMHPGRVDVIASGALALLAVMERSGAAEVVVSEHDILDGIAWSAA; this is translated from the coding sequence ATGACCCGCGTTGCCGCCATCGACTGCGGTACCAACTCCATCCGCCTGCTCGTCGCCGACGTGGAGCCGTCCACCGGGCGGTTCACCGAGCTAGACCGGCGCATGCGGATCGTCCGGCTCGGGCAGGGTGTCGACCGCACCGGGCGGCTGGCCCCCGAAGCCCTGGAGCGCACCTTCGACGCGTGCCGCGAGTACGCGGCCGTGATCAAGGAGCTCGGTGCCGAGCGGACCCGCTTCGTCGCCACGTCCGCGTCCCGCGACGCGGAGAACAGCGACGTGTTCGTCCGGGGCGTCCTGGACATCCTCGGCATCGAGCCCGAGGTCATCAGCGGTGACCAGGAGGCGCAGCTCTCCTTCGACGGCGCCACGAAGGAACTGACGGGCAGTGACCACCTGGACAGGCCGTACCTCGTGGTGGACATCGGCGGCGGCTCCACGGAGTTCGTGGTCGGTGACGACGAGGTCCGCGCGGCCCGGTCCGTGGACATCGGCTGCGTGCGTATGACCGAGCGTCATCTCGTCGTGGACGGGGCGGTCGTGGACCCGCCCACGCCGGACCGGGTCGCCGCGATCCGGGCCGATCTCGACGCCGCCCTGGACCTGGTCGAGGAGACGGTGCCGATCGCCTCGGCGGCGACGCTGGTGGGCCTGGCGGGGACGGTGACCACGGTCGCGGCGATCGCGCTCGGCCTGGAGGAGTACGACTCCGAGGCCATCCACCACTCCCGGGTGTCGGCCGCGCAGGTCCGGGAGATCACGGAACGGCTGCTCGCCTCGACGCACGAGGAGCGCGCGGCGATCCCCGCGATGCATCCCGGCCGGGTCGACGTGATCGCCTCGGGCGCGCTCGCGCTGCTCGCGGTGATGGAACGCAGCGGTGCCGCCGAGGTCGTCGTCAGCGAACACGACATCCTGGACGGGATCGCCTGGTCGGCCGCGTGA
- a CDS encoding FtsB family cell division protein, translated as MAGKDRDRFSTATRLRLLGEQTAARVYRSQNRRQARRSRLTGRAAFLALIVCSLVVALAYPMRQYISQRDQIADQERLSRQARERTEELRDEKARLKDDAYIRRLAREHLHYVMPGETAFTVIDPDAAEVRRGDPGATGRPWHTNLWDGVDSADRE; from the coding sequence ATGGCCGGGAAGGACCGCGACCGGTTCTCCACCGCGACCAGGCTGCGGCTGCTCGGTGAGCAGACGGCGGCCCGTGTCTACCGGTCCCAGAACCGCCGCCAGGCCCGCCGCTCCAGGCTCACCGGGCGGGCGGCGTTCCTGGCGCTGATCGTCTGCTCCCTGGTGGTGGCGCTGGCGTACCCGATGCGGCAGTACATCTCCCAGCGCGACCAGATCGCCGACCAGGAGAGGCTGTCGAGGCAGGCGCGCGAGCGGACCGAGGAACTGCGCGACGAGAAGGCGCGGCTCAAGGACGACGCGTACATCCGCCGTCTGGCCCGGGAGCACCTCCACTACGTGATGCCGGGGGAGACCGCCTTCACGGTGATCGACCCCGACGCGGCCGAGGTGCGCCGCGGCGATCCGGGGGCCACCGGGCGGCCCTGGCACACCAACCTCTGGGACGGCGTCGACAGCGCCGACCGCGAATGA
- a CDS encoding transglycosylase family protein, with product MLLSSKGKHRRPSKAVRIATLAGVTGAAVAVPLMGATGASAASVETWDAVAQCESGGNWSINTGNGYYGGLQFSASSWAAAGGTQYAARADLATKGQQIAAAEKLLDLQGPGAWACAGAGGLTNDGVDPGVDTGSAPKAETKAQPERKAEQPASRSEKRETVTTPTGQKVEKGDGEYKVKAGDTLSKIAEAKKVKGGWQKLFKLNDDIVQKADLIFPGQQLHLK from the coding sequence ATGCTGCTTTCCAGCAAGGGCAAGCACCGCCGCCCGTCCAAGGCCGTCCGCATAGCCACCCTGGCTGGCGTCACCGGTGCGGCCGTCGCCGTCCCGCTGATGGGCGCGACCGGTGCTTCCGCGGCCTCCGTCGAGACCTGGGACGCCGTCGCCCAGTGCGAGTCCGGTGGCAACTGGTCCATCAACACCGGCAACGGCTACTACGGCGGCCTGCAGTTCTCGGCCTCCAGCTGGGCGGCCGCCGGCGGTACGCAGTACGCGGCCCGCGCCGACCTGGCCACCAAGGGCCAGCAGATCGCCGCCGCCGAGAAGCTCCTCGACCTGCAGGGCCCGGGCGCCTGGGCCTGCGCCGGTGCCGGCGGCCTGACGAACGACGGTGTCGACCCGGGTGTGGACACCGGCTCCGCGCCGAAGGCCGAGACGAAGGCGCAGCCGGAGCGCAAGGCCGAGCAGCCCGCCTCGCGCAGCGAGAAGCGCGAGACCGTCACCACCCCGACCGGCCAGAAGGTCGAGAAGGGGGACGGCGAGTACAAGGTGAAGGCCGGCGACACCCTCAGCAAGATCGCCGAGGCGAAGAAGGTCAAGGGCGGCTGGCAGAAGCTGTTCAAGCTGAACGACGACATCGTCCAGAAGGCCGACCTGATCTTCCCGGGGCAGCAGCTCCACCTGAAGTAG